A single genomic interval of Helianthus annuus cultivar XRQ/B chromosome 6, HanXRQr2.0-SUNRISE, whole genome shotgun sequence harbors:
- the LOC110865303 gene encoding cysteine-rich receptor-like protein kinase 2 → MWMSTIVVVVIVLVVTGLGVAQPSTQTTNTPLKYYCGSYYPMSTTVFFTNRNSTYSQLRSQLSKTGVYYARAEDMVNGDAVYGVAQCRNYLASSECLACFDVAVSALEPCGSANGAHVFLDNCYLRFENYDQFYNDPQGDLDVDVTEICGNESTSQPVKSFNQVVKELLSDISVATPRTPDVYIASTRQLTSGVNATVYAIAQCVENASQAICKNCLSQAYNKLYSCVPASEGRAINVECFMRYSEFPFFQNNQTINLVPFLGTGHSSKSRTIIGVSSSVGLIFLILALFLSFRRWIKSKAVGKGTRCYSYQDLKLATNNFSDEYLIGRGGFAQVFKATIEGGIAVAVKKINVGSRAKKDFENEVNLISNVRHRNLILQLGWCIHGTRLLLVLEYMPHGSLDKFLWGEKKGTLNWKQRCDIILGIARGLVHLHSESHVKIVHRDIKSSNILLDDDFQPKIADFGLARLYLEDQTHVSTRFAGTMGYTSPEYATRGHLSEKVDTYSFGIVALEVISGQSCSDVKYSGPRMEYLLEHAWQLYEKGIHNKLVDEAIDPNEYLEENVMNIIEIALMCTQLAALRPTMSEVYLMLSSEPKLEQRQMSNPTFIDAHRRIYKVGS, encoded by the exons ATGTGGATGTCAACTATAGTGGTGGTTGTGATCGTATTGGTGGTAACGGGGCTCGGTGTTGCACAGCCGAGCACCCAAACCACCAATACGCCCCTTAAATATTACTGTGGCAGTTACTATCCGATGTCCACAACAGTTTTTTTCACGAACCGTAACTCTACATATTCTCAACTCAGAAGTCAGTTGTCGAAGACAGGTGTATATTATGCCCGAGCCGAGGACATGGTGAACGGGGATGCAGTATATGGAGTTGCCCAGTGCCGGAATTACCTCGCATCGAGTGAGTGTTTGGCTTGCTTTGATGTGGCTGTATCCGCCCTTGAACCCTGTGGTTCTGCCAATGGCGCCCATGTATTTCTGGATAACTGCTACCTCAG ATTTGAGAACTACGATCAGTTCTACAATGATCCGCAAGGTGATTTGGATGTTGATGTCACTGAAATATGTGGTAATGAGTCAACATCTCAGCCAGTAAAATCCTTCAACCAAGTAGTGAAAGAACTATTATCAGATATCAGTGTTGCTACCCCAAGAACTCCCGATGTCTACATTGCATCAACAAGGCAATTGACTAGTGGCGTAAATGCAACAGTCTATGCGATTGCGCAGTGTGTTGAGAATGCAAGCCAGGCCATTTGCAAGAACTGCTTGAGTCAAGCATATAACAAGTTGTACAGTTGTGTGCCTGCTAGTGAAGGAAGAGCCATCAATGTGGAATGTTTTATGAGGTATTCTGAGTTTCCATTTTTTCAGAATAACCAGACAATCAATCTCGTACCTTTCCTAGGTACAG GGCATTCAAGTAAATCTCGAACAATCATAGGAGTAAGCAGCAGTGTAGGTCTTATCTTCCTTATCCTTGCTTTATTCTTGTCGTTCCGTCGATGGATAAAGTCCAAGGCTGTTGGAAAAG GCACACGATGTTACAGTTACCAAGATTTGAAACTAGCAACAAATAATTTTAGTGACGAGTATCTAATAGGAAGAGGAGGTTTTGCCCAAGTGTTCAAG GCCACTATAGAAGGCGGGATTGCAGTGGCAGTCAAGAAAATCAATGTTGGGTCTAGGGCGAAAAAGGATTTTGAAAATGAGGTTAATCTTATCAGTAATGTTCGCCACCGCAATCTTATCCTACAATTGGGATGGTGTATTCATGGGACTAGGCTACTTCTTGTGCTAGAATACATGCCCCATGGAAGCCTAGACAAGTTTTTGTGGG GTGAAAAAAAGGGAACTTTGAATTGGAAACAAAGGTGTGACATTATCTTGGGGATTGCAAGGGGACTTGTCCATCTACATAGCGAATCTCATGTCAAAATCGTTCACAGAGATATAAAGTCAAGCAACATTCTTCTTGACGATGATTTCCAACCAAAAATTGCGGATTTCGGGTTGGCTAGGCTCTATCTTGAGGACCAAACACATGTTAGTACCCGGTTTGCTGGGACTAT GGGCTACACATCACCAGAATATGCAACTCGTGGACACTTATCTGAAAAAGTAGACACTTACAGCTTTGGTATCGTAGCCCTTGAAGTCATTAGTGGTCAGAGTTGTAGTGATGTGAAGTACAGTGGACCGCGAATGGAGTATCTCCTCGAACAT GCATGGCAATTGTACGAGAAAGGCATACATAACAAGTTGGTTGATGAAGCTATAGATCCAAATGAATATCTAGAAGAAAATGTGATGAATATTATAGAGATTGCTCTAATGTGCACTCAGTTAGCTGCTTTAAGGCCAACCATGTCTGAAGTTTACTTAATGTTGTCCAGTGAGCCAAAATTGGAGCAAAGACAGATGTCCAACCCTACCTTCATTGATGCTCATAGAAGAATTTACAAAGTTGGAAGTTGA